A genomic segment from Etheostoma spectabile isolate EspeVRDwgs_2016 chromosome 11, UIUC_Espe_1.0, whole genome shotgun sequence encodes:
- the LOC116697850 gene encoding ileal sodium/bile acid cotransporter gives MSMLNATTAPAACAPLSTVCSGPDCLVPPSNFNETLGLILSTVLTVMLAMVMFSMGCTVEVKKLWSHIKRPWGILIGFLCQFGIMPFTAFALSLAFNVLPVQAVVIIIMGCCPGGTGSNIICYWLDGDMDLSISMTACSSILALGMMPLCLLIYTATWTSSDTIEIPFDSIGITLVALLIPIGAGIFVKRRWPHLAKKILKVGSIAGFALIVIIAVVGGILYQSSWDIAPSLWIIGTIFPFIGFGLGFFSARFAGQPWHRCRTIALETGFQNSQLCSTIVQLSFSPAELEVMFAFPLIYSIFQLVVAVSCVGAYQVYKKRCGGGSADADREAPPLEAGDGDSAKKNGHAVDNSAFEFDHDDGGEMEKDVKKITRM, from the exons ATGTCCATGTTAAATGCCACAACTGCGCCTGCTGCCTGCGCCCCTCTCTCCACAGTGTGCTCGGGCCCAGACTGCCTCGTTCCTCCCAGCAACTTCAACGAGACGCTGGGCCTGATCCTGAGCACCGTGCTCACTGTGATGCTCGCCATGGTCATGTTCTCCATGGGCTGCACCGTGGAGGTCAAAAAGCTGTGGAGCCACATCAAGAGGCCCTGGGGCATCCTCATTGGCTTCCTGTGCCAGTTTGGAATCATGCCTTTTACCGCCTTCGCCCTGTCGCTGGCCTTCAACGTGCTGCCAGTTCAGGCTGTTGTCATTATCATCATGGGCTGCTGTCCCGGAGGCACGGGCTCCAACATCATCTGCTACTGGCTGGATGGAGACATGGACCTAAG TATCAGTATGACAGCCTGCTCCTCCATCCTGGCCTTGGGGATGATGCCTCTCTGCCTGCTCATTTACACCGCCACCTGGACTTCCTCCGACACCATCGAGATCCCGTTTGACAGCATCG GTATCACTCTGGTGGCCCTTCTTATCCCAATTGGTGCTGGGATTTTTGTTAAACGCAGGTGGCCCCACCTAGCAAAAAAGATCCTCAAG GTAGGGTCCATCGCAGGCTTCGCCCTCATTGTCATCATAGCTGTGGTTGGAGGAATTCTCTACCAGTCCTCCTGGGACATCGCTCCCTCCCTGTGGATTATTGGAACTATCTTCCCCTTCATTGGTTTTGGCCTGGGGTTCTTCTCTGCCCGTTTTGCAGGTCAACCCTGGCACAG ATGCCGAACCATCGCACTGGAGACGGGTTTCCAGAACTCGCAGCTGTGCAGCACCATTGTCCAGCTGTCCTTCAGCCCGGCTGAGTTGGAAGTCATGTTCGCATTCCCACTCATCTACAGCATCTTCCAGCTGGTGGTGGCAGTCTCGTGTGTGGGAG CCTACCAGGTGTATAAAAAGCGCTGTGGCGGCGGTTCAGCGGATGCGGACAGGGAGGCTCCGCCCCTGGAAGCTGGCGACGGTGACTCGGCGAAAAAGAACGGCCACGCCGTGGACAACAGCGCCTTTGAGTTTGATCACGACGACGGCGGAGAGATGGAGAAGGACGTGAAAAAGATCACTCGGATGTGA